The Toxoplasma gondii ME49 chromosome XI, whole genome shotgun sequence region CCACAGGAACAGTGGGCATGGCCATGAAGCGCGAGGGCCAAGAGAAAGACTGTGAGGACGttgagagacgagagagaaaaaggagagacaggaagaaaggagaaacacaacagagagagggaaatgAGTGACAGGAGGAAATCGATGGCGTTCTTCGTCGAGGGCATACCTGGAGTGAGTCTTCATCGCCGACGGCGGCACTGTGCATCGGGTGAAAGTTCTCCCCACTGAATTCTCTGGGAGTTCGCCACGCTAGGGCTCGCCTCAGAAGGGAGCGCAGACGAATCACTTCCAGTTGCAAATCTTTTTCTCTCACGAGACGCAGcgtttcgcgttctctgtcgtcttcttcctgtctcccgtctcctcgtctctgctgaGACCGTGGCGCGTTCTTCCTTGATCTACACGGAGATTCCGCGCCTCgtcttttcgttctctctgcgtctctctctcctgagCCTCCTCCCTCCCATTTTTGTTGTCGCCTGaccgtgtcttcttctctcctctctctcctctttcgcctgtcttctctcgctctggcTGCTGCCGgagctctctcgcctttgccTGTGTCTCCAGGCTCCGGCTCTCGTCGGCCTTCACTGTCTacctgcgtctccgtttccgcTGGCTCCTCAACAGCTCCGAGGGAGGTTGCCTGCTGGGCGAAACGCTCTGAAGGCGAGAGCCAGGCGTCTTCGTCCGGCGTTCCGAGGATCGCTTTTGGATTGCAAATTTCAGACAGAACAGGGACTGCAAGCGCAGCTTCTTGACCTCTAGTTCCTGAAAGCGTGAGCAGCGCAACGTGACGCCTATTCCTTCGCTGCTCGTCTGCGCGTGGATGTTCCCCCGGGAGGAACGCGGCGTTCTCGGCGGGAGCGAACGAGCCTCGAGACGAGGGGGAagcggaaggcgacgaaTGAGGAGAGGGTGAAGCAGCGTTCGAAGGAAGAGCTCCGTGACCTTGAAGGCGACGCGACGGCACGCAGGCGcatccacgcatgcagacgcttcgactctctttctcgtggACACCGAGTGGACTTGGGTCTCCCTTTTCGTTccggtttttctctgcaaacGCGAGGTCCGGCCGAACCTCCGCGACAGTTGGCGACTTGTCTCTCCGGTCCCGGTCGAGTTCTGTCGCCTCATGTCCGCTGTCCTGTCGCCTTCCCTTGCACCGTTTTGACTTTCGTTCTGAaccttctttttcgccttcagAATCTTCGCCGCACTTGGCTTTCTCTGATTTCGCTGCCGCGAAGTTCGGACGCGTTCGTTCGCTTCCCCGAGGAAAGGAAATGCGTTTGACGAGCTCCCCCCGAGTTCGTTCGGAAGAAGGCCTTGAGAGGAAGACTCTCACTCGGCCTCTCTCCGCGGTTTGCCCCGCtgcgttcttttctgtgcTCGACCCAACAGAGTTTTGAacgcctctgccttctcgttctttctcgccgcctcggcttttctctcgtaCGCGCTTTTGCTCAGTCTGATCAGAAACGCCAGCGCCTGTGTGCAGAGGTCGACGTCCAGAGAAGTAGAAAacggcagaggaggaaggggaagccgaggaagtATGGCCAGCAGTCCGCGTCGACCGCCCGCTTCTGGCGAGGAGCGTTGCCCGCTGGCGCGCTGAAGAAACGTCCGTCTGTGAAGCGAGGCGCGCCGGAGGCCGACAGGAGACACCTTGGAAACTTGTTGCTTTCGAGGCGCTGGGCATTCTTCCACCCTCGATGGTCTGTTCGTCGGCTCTCACACGGAAGCTGCTGCTCCACCGACGCGGCCTCCATCGGGGTCTCAGCAGGGAACGAGAgccagcagaggaagaagaagaggaggaggaggaagaagaagaagaggaagaggaagaagaagaggaagaagaagaggaggaagaagaggaaggaaacgctgcttcgcttgtctctcgcttttcgttggttttttcgttttcgtgTCGAGAACGCGACAAGAACAAGTCGGTcttcggagaagaaggacgaagaacggCTGTcggcaggagaagagacaacgcgtctccctcttcactGACAGCAACTGCGTTGAACGATGttgaagctgaagaagaagaaaaggaagttGCTGGACGTCCCCTCAGCTGACTGAAGGGTCGCGAgtgagcagagagaggattCATCCAAGACGCAGGGACTGTATGCGTGGTCTCGGAGAAAAAGCGCGACACAAGAGAACCATTTCTCCCATCTTCCAATAGTTCTTTGTCGTCTGTAGCATACGAATTCGTCGATCCCCGTGCTGGAATCGAACGCGatgaggaacgcgagaggcagTGAGTAGACACGAgacctctttcttcctccgaaGATGCCTGTCTTTCGTTCACAGTCGCCATATGCTGGTTTTCCTCATCTTCCCgtctctcggtgtctcctgtgtgtgtcgactctctctcccgttgGTGTCTCCCCTGTTCTCCACTCgcagtttcctttttcttgttctcctctctctcgttctcttctccctcgttttcatccctctcgttctcttctccctcgttttcatccctctcgttctcttctccctcgttttcatccctctcgttctcttctccaccactccgttctctcgctttctctcttctctcgtgtctcgcttctcggtCTTGCccagctgcttctcgtctgtccttttcttctgcaggtTCTGAGGCTTCGTCAGCGCTCGGCGCGTTGCGGAGGCCTTTGGCTTCCGGCGCCATGGCTTCGGGGCTCGGCTTTtgtcctcgcttcttctttcggcTCTCTGCAGATCTGCCGTTgctccctgcatgcagccagcCGAGAGCTCGCGACAGGCGTTCGAGTTCGCAGCGTCTGTGCGTCGCTTCACCTGCGGTCTTCGCCCGGTGTGtgcgttcctttctctcccgccaGAGGTCTTGTCGCGGCCCCAGAGATTccaaaagagaggaaggaaactgcAGAGGCTCGCATCGCGGTCCATGCAGAGACCCGCGCTGGAGGGCATCCAACAACTCCACAGCGGTGTATGGACATCTGGTCAGCGACGGCAGGACAGCCAGCGCGAACGTCTTGGAATGCATAGACACCAGAttctgcagaagctgcaCTGGAGGCGGACGCGAGCAACGGACGCCCAGAGGAGCTGCAGCGGTCGAAGGTTGCGCAGAAACGGAACGGGAGgccgcagaggaagaggcgttCGCGCACTGCGGAGAGTGAAGGTAGACCGAAGACGTGATGGACTGtggagaggacagaggcAGTTGGAGGAActcgagcagcagagagacgagacgctTAGAGCCTTCAACTGAAGAAGGGGACTGCTCAGAACTGAGTGGCGTTTGAGGCGACTCTAagtcttctccttccactGGGGAGATGAGATGGAGAAGTGAGAGTGTAGGTGACGGGCCggcagacgcggagacagaaaggactTGGACTCGTACTGCCCTGGGAGCAAAGCGAAAGCAAACGCaagcgaaacgcagaggtCAACCAGGATGGCTTCGACAAAATcccgatgcatgcagttcagcttcttcgtcgtcagcGTGTGGAGGGCGTCCGAGTGGGGACTGccgctctctcgttcgcACTTGCGACTCTTGTGCATTCGGCGAAGCAGACAAGTGAGAGAGGGGCCGTCTGTAGAAACAGAATAGTTCCTAAGGCATTAAAGGGGATGTGAGCCTAACTCTGTACACGAGGAAGAAATCAATTTGTGTGCATTTTCATTCCAAGAGCTCGTCCAAGTGTATCGGCCTTCTGTTCATCGCCGTTGCCTTCGACTGTGGCGTCATTCTTCTTCGCACCTGTATCTTTacttttctgctttttttcggAGACCGGAAAAgcggctctgcttctctgtctacGCAAATGTGAACTCACAAGAGACTcggcgcttctgtctcttctgcgtatttccttcctctccgtggCTTCGCCTCCGACCccgctttcttttcctcttcgtttggACGACCGGAGGAAAGGCTGGACAGACGCAGCTCCTTCAACTTGGCTTTCGCGCGACTCAAAACCATTTTCACTTCTCCCACCGTGCTCACGGAGACAgtgcggagacagcgcgacaCAACGTCGTCTGGGGTGCAAGaggccgaagaaggcggTGAAGAAGTCTTGGAAGACAAAAATTGAGCAAAGCAGGCGAAACAAGGGGGAGAAGTGGAGGGAGCAGCTGccggcggagaagacgagaggaggtCGACAGTCGCGTCGtccgagacaaagaagacagagagaccgagcaggaaggagagaggctcGCCGTCACTGTCTGTGTCCATCTCTAGGAGGCGCGTTAAAAGTTTTTCAGCGAGGCCTGCGTCTGCCACTTGGAGAGTTCCGGTTTCGCTTTCCCCCTTCCTGCTTCCTTCCAGTTGAGTTCTTTGCGTCcagtttcctcgtctcccaaGGACAGAAGGAGGCCGCGACAACTGGAGACCAAAGTGAGAGGAAGCCGCAGGTGAAGGGGAGGAGCAAGATGAACTTCGACTCTCCTCTGTcacctttctctgttcttctccctgcctctctgtACCGTCTCGGCCGTCCAGGAGAAACACCGTCGCATGCTGGCGATCCGTCACTAGCCAGTCGGCGACTCTCTCTATAAAAGAGCCTTTTTCGCCCCCATCTCCTCCCGTCTTTactgtttctccttcgtctcctttgcttctcacttctccttcttctcctctctctctctctatccgATTTATggcttgctttctctccttcttccactcCTCTCTCCAAGAGAAGCCTTCGACTGCAGAGCAGACGCGCCAGGACTTGAGTAatttctgctcttcttttcgcggcAACTCCgggcctgtctccttcctgtgtcctccatccttctcttctctgtgcttcgcgcctctctgctgATGTTCACCTGAGTCTCCGCATTCCTCTGTGGCggactctctctccttctctcggccGCCAGCAACGTCCaccaggtgtacgtacacccggcgGCGGTGTCGCGGAGAGAAGCCTGGGGAAGCCGGTTGACAGAGACGGATGTTTAGGAGCGAAGCAGacagggaaggcgaagaaggctcgTCTTTAGAAGGGTCGCAGCtgctcgagagaaacgcaaagatcgaaggcgaagaggagacggggaATACACAAGccgcggaagaaggaggagctACGATGGTGGCTTCCGCATGCCTGGTCTCTGGCGCACAGGTcgtcgggtgtatgtacacgtggctctcgaagaagccgaggcggGAAAGCGAAGGCAGCGGGAAGGCTTCGACGATAGAcgacgacggaggagagcaggaagagtCGTGGAACGCGTTAAAGTATCTCTCAGCCGCcacaagagaagacagaTTCCTTCCGTTCgcactctctgtctctcgaaaaACGCCTTCACTGCTGTCTGCCgcgcggcgaggaagcaCCGGGAGGTCCTGAGACAGCGGACTCGACGGAAAAGACGATGGGGGGGACGCCGAGGGTCGCTGCGACGAGTGCTCCAATTtggcagctgcatgcgccgctttcgtcctctctctgcttctctgttctcttttttctttcgcagcgtgaggagaagcaagacgcagagacgacgaggcgAACGGAGACGCATGGAACCGCTGCCGACTCTGTTGTCCGCCGTGacaaaacgaagaagggtggaagggagaaaaacacgacggaggaggagaagaggtaCTTCGATGAACATCAAGAGAGACAAATGGGAGCGTCGGCAAAGAAGGGAGTTTCGTCGGAATCCGATCGCggatcgaagaagagaaacatgcGTGACGCGTAGCTTCCTCGTTTGTTGCCTGAGAGAGGAGGGCTgttcgggtgtctctcctgctgaTGATGTGAGCGTCTTCTTGTTGCTTCCTCTGTTGCTCCTTCgatttttttcgtctcctgttttctcgtctctcctcgccttcgagTCGACCGCCACACAGTGCGGAGGcgtctgttctccttctgcgcTTTTCCTcatctcgtctctctccctcgtctcccaTCCCCATTGcccgcctgtctctccttcggcgGCCTCTGGAAAGGCATGAAGGTGTGTCTGAAGAACCTgaaggagacgcatgcagagagaatgAGTCCGCCAACGGCCTGCGAGCCGAGTGGCTGAGAGAGATACATTCTTTCTCCGCCGAAAGAGGCTCTTCGTGGATCCTCGTTCTGCGCGTCCGATGTTTCTCATcagtcgaggaagaagacagagaagccgcagacagagaggaggaagaagacagcgagtgagggaagagagaggaagaaactggtttcgttcttttctgcgcCAGGCGTCTCGAATGTGAATGTTCTTCTTGGGAATCTCTGCCCCTTTCAttgcgttctctctctctggaacaAGGCAAGAAATAAAACTTGCTTCTGCGAGCAGACAGGTCCGGCTGTTCCGTCGTCCTGATATCGGCCTTCGAGTTgctgttttcgtttcctctctcgcctcccttctctcgaTTTCCTTCATTGCCTGCCTCAGACTCTTCCGTGCTGCACAGAGGGTCTTCGATGCAGCTCTctgtcgaggaagacgaggcggagATGCCTGAGCGTCGGTCGaagtctcttccttcccgcGTTTTTCTTGACGTCTTTCTGCGGTCGCCACGACTGAGAAATGAGGCCTTGGATGGTGAGTGAAACAGACGCTTTCCGGACTCTTTTCTCGGCGTCCGttcggaagaaaacgaggaagaagactcgctgacgcgtcttctccgacgagggcggcgacgcaggcgagTCGACCACtggaacgaagaaggcgcctcCATGGCGAGGCAGCCGCAGTTGAAATGCGCGGAAGCCGCGGATGGAGCTCAAGGGGACGTTttcgaagagacaggggcACCGAAGGTACACACTCAAATCGGGAAGGAATCAGAGCACGGAGCAGAActggaggaggcagaagaagagagaaggtcAAACACACGAAGAACGCAGGGAAGGACAGgtcgaacgagaagaaaaccaaGACCGGGTGGAAGGGGAAGAATAACGAGAAGGCACTGAGTGACAGGAAGCTGCTTGTGTCAGGGCAGGAGGCGCAACACTGGCCTCGTTCAAAAACGAAGGACGGAtcggaagaacaagaagaagactctgTTAACTCTGCTGCTTTTGGCATGCTTTTCTCTCACATGTTTCGTTCTTCATGTTCTCTCAGTCTGTTTTTCGCGATTCGCTGTGTTGCATTTCTCGAGAAGAGGCAACTCGCTTGAAGGGTGGCGATGCTGCCCGTGAAGAAGGCGCTTGAGACTTTCCTCAGAGCGAACGCGTTAAAGCCGAAACACTATCGGCCGGCAGCAGGCCTTTGCTCATGTCCAAACACTGACATCCTTCGCCTGAGTGCTCTCGCAAACTCTTCCGAAGCCTGGACTGGTGGAAGTCCGTGGAGAGAAGATCTCTCAGCTTCTGTCACGTctagatggagagagaacaatCTGCATCTGTCTGTCGAGCTACGGAAAAAGGAACTGCATTCTTTTGTTTATGAACAagtgaaaaagagacagattTGCGTGTCGAAGCGCTCAGGTAGACAGATCTGCATCGAGATCCGTAAGAAACGGGATGAGTCCTAAGTATCTCCGCGCGGTGTACACTCAGATACCTACACGCGCGTTTTTATCTCTCTTAACAgttgtttctctggagagaggagcaaggAACGGAAGGAATGATCGCGGAACGTCTTTTTCAGgttgtctgtctgtctcgcgctCAGCTTTGCGCAGATCTCAACAGTGTTCAGGCCGCGGAATTCAAACGAGAACATTTTCTTACTGGCGCACCGCCGCTTTCCCTGAACAGAATGCTTTCTTCGCTAACGGGTACACTCGCGCGACAAGATGGAGAAAGCGTCTTCGCATTTGACTCCTCTCCGATTTTACGACTCAGGGGGAACTGCGCCCTCGTTCTGTTCCGTTGTCGCGAAAACTGCGTTGGCTTCTCTGGCCTCGGTTTTCTTTGGCTTCTCTGGCctcggttttcttctctcgaagaagggagagaactgcAGCGTGTGGGTGTACCGTGGAATCTCTTGGAACTGtgcaaagaggaaagaggaaagagaactgCGGCAGGTGCGAACGCGCCGAGCCATGCTGTTCCGTGGCGCTGCTGCGGGGGCGTTgcggggcgagagagagaacaagagagaggaagagaaacggagaagaggaagagaagaagaccgagagaagaagacgaagaagaagtgagagagagagaggagaaaaagaagagagaaacggagaagaggaagagaaggaaaagcagatagaggaagaagagagaacaggagaagaaagagagacggagaaggagaaagagaagaaagcttACGTTTAGATTCGTCTTTCCGGGAAATGGTGGTAAGGAACAAAGGTGGAAACTGACCAGAGATCGAACAGTTGCAGATgacaagaaaaaagactCGGTGCGCAGCTTGCGCGCGGCGAGCTGTCCTATACAAGGGACGCGCGAAAGTCGCAtgtccctctcttctccagatTTCCTCAAATGACCGCATCACAGAGAAACCGCTGTAGAAAGAAAGATGCCTCGTTGTTCCTCACTGGGTGgaacgagaaacgcaaacTGCGTAGCCAGGCTCCCTTTTTCCGAGGTCTTCAaggcgcttcttcgcgaTGTTACTCACCTGCCCTGCTGTGTCTCAGCGCTCCGCTCCCTCTCCGATTTTTAGgtctcgttgtctctctttcgtcttcagagTTGAAGAGTTCGCgcgaacaaggagaaaggaaaggctAGGAAGCAAACAGGGGGATGCGAAAAcaggggagagacaaagggagGCCTGGCGGAGAGGCGCCGGCAGGCCATGACCCTCAAGTCCGGGGAGAGACGGACATGCACGCAGGATTTTTTTCACATGCAAAggatttttttcttttttcctgcatGCTCTTGCTCAATTGAAACGCGTCTTCAAGGTGtcgtctgtcctctctttcgAGTTGAATCCCGACggttctccgttttttctcattttccaacagagagagcgcaggagaaaaaggaaaggctCTCGCTGCTTCACCGTCTGCGAGCGAAAAAGACGGActgggagaggagacacagaagcgcgTTTCAGGCCGCGGGCGGCGTCCTTCACAGAGGCGGGGAACTTGAATTTCTTCGAAGTCTTTCGCGTTGCTCGAAAGCCTTTGCCTTGCAGTGGTTTCTGGAGACGCTgtcgacttcgtctctcccgctgcTTCTTGCATCGTGGCTTCCCTCCCATCTCGAGCTTTTCCTCTTGGTTTTTCGCGTTGCCTTTCCCCggctcgttctctcttcgtcttcgctcttcctcctaTACCTCTGttgtcgtctcttcctctctgccttctcttctctcgtcgctgACTCCGCCGTTCCTCcactctttcctctcccttctctccttctctcctcctctctccctcctcgtcgCCTGCGAGCCTCGTTGCCTGCGAGCCTCGTTGCCTGCGAGCCTCGTTGCATCGTcgtttcgttcttcctcgttcctcaGCTCTGCGAGCGGACGCGGACTCATGGCGCTGTTTTGCCCTACATGTCACAACATGCTGCTGGTGCGGCAAGAAGTCACCATGCAGTTCCACTGCAGAACATGTCCCTACGTCTTCAACATCAAAGAAAAACTGACTCGGAAAATGCCTCTGACTCCAAAAAAGGCCGACGAACCTCTGGACGAAAGCCAAGAAGCTGCTCGGGGCGCAAAAGCTCCAGGTAAACACAACTTCCACATTGATATAACATACATCTGCAAAACttacatacacacaaactttcatatacatacatgtataccTTTAAATAGAGAGacatagatatagatatagatagacaCGTGGAATACATGTTTCCTACGATATAAACCGTCATGTCGGGAATGTGTgatataattatatatatatatatatatataatgtgCGATATATGTTTAATATATgatatctacatatataatatatataatgtgtgatatatatatatatatcatttGAAAAAATCTTTCCTCCAGAGGACCTCACCGTTTCGCAGTACATTGCATGTAGATCTAAAGAGAAGGGAATCACATGGACAGCGGACACAGGTATCTACGTTCATGAGATTACatagaaatatatatgtatatatatatatttgtatatatatgtactcATGTGTACATGTAAATGCATCTTTGTGTGTACGTACCCATGTACATATctctatgcatatatatatatatatatatatatttatgtgtcGATTATGAATATTTACGCTGGGAATTTGGAGAGGAGAGTTCCGCGTTAGAGGTAGAATGGACATCTGAACTCTTTTTTTATCGTTTAAAGTTTTTTCATTTCTAGCATAACTTCGGTTTGGCCTCGATGCGGTATTTCCCCATTTTTCTTGTCATTCAGTGTCTTGAGGTCCGTTCTCTCCACACATGGCTACCGCTGTGACAGCGACCTTTCCTGCCTTCGTTGTTTTTCGCATGTTGACTTCCCTCGTTTATTCGATTTCATCTGGACGTTTCTTTTCACCCTGTCGCCTTGTCCgtgctcttcctttctgctctccaTGTGCACTCTCATGCGTCTGTTCTGTCCAAtttcgtttcgttttctcagcTTCTTGTCCCAAGTGCTCGCACACAGAAGCGTATTTCTACGAGATCCAGATTCGGTCCGCTGACGAACCGATGACCGCCTTCTACTGCTGTTGCAACTGCCGTTTccggtggagagagaactaAATGGTGCAGAGGacatcttcgtctccttctcgctgctgTCACTTTCCAAGtttccctctgctctctttcgtctcgtctgcctctctctttcgctctcttctcgcactccacgctctctcgtcgctcttcacCTCTGTTGCTGcgccttcgcgtctgtgTATATCTcagtccttctcttcttctctctctctggcacTGCGGCGGTCTCCGTGACTTTTCCAAAGACAAGTTCCTGCCCTTTCTGTAGTGTTTATCTTCCGACTTCCTCACACGTTTGGAAGACAAAGAACTTTCCATGAGTAAGGCGCCTCGGCCTTCCAAGCAGTTCAGACGAAAGTCGCAAGCGGATGAGCTTTTTTTCGAGTCTCcccgctctcttcctcgcacCGCTACACACAGCTTGTCCAGAGCGAACTCGGCAGCATGCGaaagcagagcgagagaagacgagaagagagagaggaagccaTGGAGAGAGATAGACAAACACAAGGAACGGAATGAAGGCGGAACACAGGcagccagagagaaggaagagagagcgcacacagaaaaaaggagagaatgATACAGAAAGAATGAACGTcagatgcagagagcgaTGCGCCGGATTTTCAGCGAGCTTAACCGTTTCCGACTTCGTGCACTGCAGCTCTGCAAATCCATGCGCCTTTTGTCTGTGgtcattttctctctgtttgttccCCGCCTTGAAACTCCTTTTTGAGTGAGGATCTTGTCTCCCACAAATGTAAATATAAAAACATCTAGTGGAGCTCTGCACTTAGACCTAGGCTCGcgcgcttgcatgcgttcaaATCTCAACACACatgcttgcatgcgtttgagTCTAAGCTCACGCCTTATTGCGAACCTTCAGGCTGTCTCTGGCCTCGTCTAGATCCAGGAGTGACAGGAAGCGGCTGCTGCAGCTTCGCAGCATTTAAGAAGTCTCGAGCTTCGTTTGTGTACCAGGTTGCTGTGAGATGGCACAAGGCATTCTACGCGCATCACATTTGTTGCAGGCGTCGACTGTGgtccatctgcatgcgtcgacagCATCACCCGGGTCGCTGAGCCTTTGTAACGTTGTCGGATTGACTCCTGAAGCAGCAGCTTTTCATGCCTCGCTCTGCCTTGAATGAAAGACTCTGGATGCATCAATTGATCG contains the following coding sequences:
- a CDS encoding hypothetical protein (encoded by transcript TGME49_312240); its protein translation is MHSKTFALAVLPSLTRCPYTAVELLDALQRGSLHGPRCEPLQFPSSLLESLGPRQDLWRERKERTHRAKTAGEATHRRCELERLSRALGWLHAGSNGRSAESRKKKRGQKPSPEAMAPEAKGLRNAPSADEASEPAEEKDRREAAGQDREARHERREKARERSGGEENERDENEGEENERDENEGEENERDENEGEENEREENKKKETASGEQGRHQRERESTHTGDTERREDEENQHMATVNERQASSEEERGLVSTHCLSRSSSRSIPARGSTNSYATDDKELLEDGRNGSLVSRFFSETTHTVPASWMNPLSAHSRPFSQLRGRPATSFSSSSASTSFNAVAVSEEGDALSLLLPTAVLRPSSPKTDLFLSRSRHENEKTNEKRETSEAAFPSSSSSSSSSSSSSSSSSSSSSSSSSSSSAGSRSLLRPRWRPRRWSSSFRVRADEQTIEGGRMPSASKATSFQGVSCRPPARLASQTDVSSARQRATLLARSGRSTRTAGHTSSASPSSSAVFYFSGRRPLHTGAGVSDQTEQKRVREKSRGGEKEREGRGVQNSVGSSTEKNAAGQTAERGRVRVFLSRPSSERTRGELVKRISFPRGSERTRPNFAAAKSEKAKCGEDSEGEKEGSERKSKRCKGRRQDSGHEATELDRDRRDKSPTVAEVRPDLAFAEKNRNEKGDPSPLGVHEKESRSVCMRGCACVPSRRLQGHGALPSNAASPSPHSSPSASPSSRGSFAPAENAAFLPGEHPRADEQRRNRRHVALLTLSGTRGQEAALAVPVLSEICNPKAILGTPDEDAWLSPSERFAQQATSLGAVEEPAETETQVDSEGRREPEPGDTGKGERAPAAARAREDRRKRRERREEDTVRRQQKWEGGGSGERDAERTKRRGAESPCRSRKNAPRSQQRRGDGRQEEDDRERETLRLVREKDLQLEVIRLRSLLRRALAWRTPREFSGENFHPMHSAAVGDEDSLQTRHACENLQPSHTRTPRTIADCLSPSRFSPTSSTASRLRPSPPSVSPSCMLALSNKAPLSPRCHPATSRGTVLRCSAQRCETKDGRRLLASQSRSSSPPVKTRTVSRNGARKTGPRSASYTHPASLSPPPSASGVGSELPREERRKNAKPAGRTQSLPPCASVSVGSSRPPRASLSPRRERQCCRARRDAENAWTQGERDRDRGGNSTHRSREGWSPDARRERVSPVPEEAFCFSDSSPHLHCHHACHPRRQREARAASASQSRLDLFHHRNLTFKIPPPASSENPSSRASAASRVSAAPPSPASTSAYVYSTRLDGCFACSPRARREQYEQDLKFKGRVVPRTRAREIRDACAKAEREETVRRRERERTLREKKDQEHADVSGTRKRQETPDSRGRDQTPSVCPERRRQRRSPTGEAAATAHEREDSAWVQTEFVYDQEDANGCGNYSAPLPGSDKAFLDSYKREARLRSASSRDEVRREEETRVPDEERERAEKKAVPPSTRESRCCHKDTREKEGPCRSETGKRASARAPEAFHFLRNGEGDAGKGSEEASKNAAVSSSTAPRERTHCMQKTTHPPVQSQLCFIPRRLGSAITTARAIHEQGGEKRGGRCEETLESLKQTERRNRRTTVLRQTAGPRAASRSGRRPFLSDEKAKHSPHRGRTELVCRLDGSNSVDRRSVSPRRPRWERGKDEREQSARNKSRREAAEEAESRANGDLDRKQAEAVSRAIQSPVSVNVVEKNAKKLLHSMQRELGHRAPSLLPVQAKLQQLVEVSFSFLSVFVLRRLEQSGNSGHLRGFRRLPCVVGSKVSEKRRARVFGSVERKSQKSGAFP
- a CDS encoding hypothetical protein (encoded by transcript TGME49_312245) encodes the protein MHAVQLLRRQRVEGVRVGTAALSFALATLVHSAKQTSWTDAAPSTWLSRDSKPFSLLPPCSRRQCGDSATQRRLGCKRPKKAVKKSWKTKIEQSRRNKGEKWREQLPAEKTRGGRQSRRPRQRRQRDRAGRREARRHCLCPSLGGALKVFQRGLRLPLGEFRFRFPPSCFLPVEFFASSFLVSQGQKEAATTGDQSERKPQVKGRSKMNFDSPLSPFSVLLPASLYRLGRPGETPSHAGDPSLASRRLSL
- the POLR3K gene encoding DNA-directed RNA polymerase III RPC11 (encoded by transcript TGME49_312250~Gene product name based on ToxoDB Community Expert Annotation.), with protein sequence MALFCPTCHNMLLVRQEVTMQFHCRTCPYVFNIKEKLTRKMPLTPKKADEPLDESQEAARGAKAPASCPKCSHTEAYFYEIQIRSADEPMTAFYCCCNCRFRWREN